Within the Methanobacterium sp. genome, the region TTTAAAGGAGGCACCTACAACAGTAGTTTCGAAGGTTGTTCCAATAGACATGGTGGTTAGAACACGTAAAGACGTGATTTTAGAAAAAATATTAAAGATTGCAATGGAAAAGATGGAACCTGGAGATTCGTTTGTGGTAAGATGCGACTTAAGAGGTCGTAAATATATAGAATCAAAAGAAGACCTGATAAAAGCAATCTCTGATGAACTCATTCAAAAATTAAATGCTTATCCCGATAGTAAAAATCCAAAATGGGTTGTTCAGGTTGAAATAGTTGGTGAAGATACTGGAATCAGTGTTTTAGAGCCATATAAAATTATAAAAAAGATCTCCTGATTTTTATGTATGAAATAATACATTTTAGAGGTGGGATATATAAATTTGACGAACTTGTTGAGTTTGTAGAGGATACAGGTGGAATGGTACTAAAAAAGGACTGTTTTGAGATAATCCGTGGCGATTCTTATCTCTCTAAGGAAGTTCATGTATTGCTGGTAGTGCCTGATGATGAACTGGACAGCACTAAATCGTTGATTAGTGATATTAAAGGCATGGTTGATGACATTGATACTACAGATGACCAGTATAATTTATTTTTGTCATATCTTTCAATATATGATGCTTTAAACCGAATTGGAGAATGGACTGATAGGGATGTTTTGAAGGATGCAATACGCTGTCCATGTTATTCAGAGCTTTGTATCCATCTTCAAGAAGAAAAATGCCAGTTAGATGAAATACTGAAAGAAATACTCGCTGAATTATGTTTAATTGGTATAATAGAACACAGAGAATCCCATGGAACCACACAATTCCGTCTTAAAAAGGAGTGATCACCCTTAGTTAATTTTGAAGATTTAAATATAAATTCAGATAATTAATAAACATCAATAAAAATGATGATGGAAATGATTAAAGCCAGTACGATTTTGATTTCAGGAATAATCTTTGTTTTTGTCGGAGTTCTTCTACTGATAATTGGATCCATTTTGCAGTCAGCTTCTAAAGCTGGTGAAGTTCATACCGGCGGAATTGTTTTGATCGGACCCATTCCCATCATATTTGGTAATGATAAAAGCCTTATTATTGGTGCAGTTATTTTTGCAATCATAATCATGGTTTTATGGTATTTACTTTTTTATAGAACTGCTACTTAATTGAATAAGTATTTCTAAAGTTTTTTATGCCAGTTCCATGCAGTTTCTATGATCTTATCGAGATCATCATATTTTGGTTTCCATTTCAAAACTTTTTTTGCTTTATCAGAGCTTCCCACAAGAATTGGGGGGTCTCCGGGTCTTCTTTCATCTTCAACAGCCCTGATATTTTTATCTGTTATTTTTCGTGCAGTTTCTATAACTTCTTTTACAGAAAAGCCGTTTCCATTTCCAAGATTAAAAACATCACTTTCTCCTCCATCTTGCAGATATTTAAGGGCTAGAATATGTGCATCCGCTAAATCAGTGACGTGTATATAGTCTCTTATGCATGTACCGTCAGGTGTATTATAATCGGTTCCAAATATTTTTATATCATCTCTCTTTCCTGCTGCAACATCCAGGATAAGTGGTATTAGGTGAGTTTCAGGATCGTGTAATTCTCCTACTTCACCTTCAGGATCAGCACCTGCAGCGTTAAAATACCTTAATGAAGCATATTTAAGTCCATATGCCTGGCTATAATCTTTCAATACCTGTTCTACAATGAGCTTTCCTCTTCCATAAGGGTTAATTGGATTTTGGGGATGGTTTTCAGTTATTGGGATTTCTACAGGATTTCCATAGGTTGCACAGGTTGATGAAAATACGAATTGTTTTACATTTTCTTCAAGCATCACCTGGAGAAGATTTAGGGTATTTTTCACATTATTAAGGTAGTATTTCTGTGGATCCTTTACAGATTCTCCCACATAGGTGAATGCGGCAAAATGCATAACTGCATCAATTGGATATTTCCTGAAAATTGACCGGATATCGTTAATATTACTTAAATCTCCCAGCTCAAAGTTTCCCCATTTTACAAATTTCTCATGCCCATAACTTAAATTATCAAAGACTACTGTTTCATAGCCTTGTTTGCTTATTTCTTTGTTTAAATGAGATCCTATGTATCCTGCACCGCCTACAATAAGTATCATTGTCTCACAAAAATCTCCGTTTTTTTAATTAATTTTATCAGCAATTTCAACCAGAATATCGTGATTTAATTAAGTGATAATTAATTAGATTGCCATAAATAAAATGTCTTTTGGTTAACCCTATTAGTTAACACATTTTAATCTCTACTTTTTAATGTCTATTCAAAGTAATTTTTTAATAAAAATCGTAACTTGAAGTACTAATTTTCCTCTTATTGGTCAATAGGTTTACAATCCTTGTTTTGCTGGAACACCTTCTGCAACGAAGACGAAGCAATTGAAACATTGAACATACTTGATTTTACAATCCTTGTTTTGCTGGAACACCTTCTGCAACTAAAGGAAGTGAAAAACAATGAAGGAAACAATATTAAGACGTTACAATCCTTGTTTTGCTGGAACACCTTCTGCAACTATTGAAGAAATACTCAAACATCCTGATGTTGAAATGTTACAATCCTTGTTTTGCTGGAACACCTTCTGCAACAAAGACATAACTTATTTTTTTATTTAGAAGAAATCGAGTTACAATCCTTGTTTTGCTGGAACACCTTCTGCAACAGCATCTGAAAATTGCTATTTTTACCATAATATCCATGGAAAATGCCGGGTTCAAAATTTTTTTGTGCAGATGATTTTTAAAAGCTTTACTTATAAAGTACTGCACAATGCAGTAAAAATCTTATTTTTCTATTTTTTCTATTTTTCATACTTATATTTACTTCTTACTCATTTATATCCTCTTCAGTTAGCATTACAGGCGTTTTATTTAGATAATCACAATAATAATCGATTCTTTTTTTGTACTCTTTCGCTTGGAATCTCTGAAGGCTCTTGTTATTATGAAATCAATGATATGAGCATCGTTTTCAATTTTTTCCTTGGTCATGGTTATTTTATTTGGTGATGGTAGTATAAAAACATAGATTTTTCCACTACAATATAGTATCAGTGTTCCTCGATTATATAAAATTATATTATAATTCTCTTTTTAATCTTTATAATTATTTTTAATAAAATTGTTAAAGAATATTGCTAATCATCCATTATTATAGATGAAATGAAACAACTTATGGATTCAATTATACAAAAGGTTAAATATCTTCATAAATTATTTTAAGCAATTACTAAATTTTAATACCAATTATATTAATCATAAGATGGTTATTTTTTAATATTTTACATGATTAATTGACTCTTGGTAAATTAGTAATATTTTATTGGGATAAATTAATTATGAGATTAAAATAAGGAACTCAAAACCATTTAGAGATAATTTATTTAGTAAAAGGAAATTTATTCAAATTAATAAGTTATAATCAGTAATTAATAGAGCTGAAGATTAATAATTAATTATAAAAACATTTAATAAATCTTTAAATAAAAAAAACAGATTTATTAGACTTTTTTTTAAAAAAATAAATCATAATATTTATATATACATAGAAAAAATATAATTAGACAGTCCAAAAAGCCCTACGCATGTATATTTTTACATTAGGGCACGGGGGCGGTACAATTAAGCGAAAGTCGTTGTATGCATTGCTACTTGCCATAGGCATAGTAATGTGTATTTTTCCCTTTATTGGGGGAACTAATAGCCATGTTGCCTCGAGTGAAAATGCAAAAATTGGCCTGGATGAAAAAGATATTTCAGAAATAGATGCAGCGGGAACTATCCGGTTAATTAAATACAAAAAATACAAGAAACCAAAAAAGAAGTACAAAAAAACAAAGAAAACATATAAAAAAGCCAAGGCAACATACATATACAAAAAATTGAAGGTCAGATACAAATATAGAGGAAAATGGAGAACAAAGTGGGTTTATAAGCGCTATAAAATTACCATCAAAAAAACCACAAAGGTTTCAAGAAGTAATGTAGGCGCAACAAATGTGGTTGTCACAAGTGAATACGTTTATGCGACTGCAAGATGTAGTTGTTCTTTATATACAGACTACAATTACCATACAAGAGTTTTCTGCAATTACAATCCAAGAACAAATCATTGGGGCGTTCTAAAATTTGAGCAGGGGCCAGCACCAAAGACATCTCCTGAAGGGCTTTGGGTTGCTACAGATACTGACATGGATTTCTGTTTAGTTCATGGAAGATCCCATGATAGTCGTAATGTATATTTAACACCTTATAATGGTGTTATTAATGGAATAAATGTTGTAAACGGTTACTTTACCACAGCTGTCAAGCCAGATGAACCCGCTACAAACACCACTGTAACAAACAGTACAAACCTTGACAATTCAACGAATAATACAGAAGGAGCTATCACTTCAAATGATACAAATGAAACGAATATTTAACAGATTTAACCCTAAACCTAATTAACGCAAATTAGGTTTCTTATTTTATTTTTAATTATTATTAGAGAGGAAATTCAAAATCATTAATTTTTTTCATTGGAATTTAATCATTTTAACGAATACTTTTTTTTGATTTTTAATATTAAAATTTTTCAATAGATCTTATTGTAATACTAATAATAAAATATATAATATATCATTAACAGATATAAGGTCACAGTACTATCTGAAGGTTATATAATGAACTGCTAATGAAAATCAAGTGATTGAAATTGTTTAAACATATTTGAAGCATTCATTGGAAAACGAATTGTAAAAACACCATGATAATATAAATTATAACAATAATCAAATTTTAATATGGCCTTCAAAAACTCCAAACAGGTTTTAATTCAGGGATATGGGATCGAAATGAGGATAAAAAGTCTGAGGTGAATAAAAAATGGATGAAAGAGGTCAATATAACATATTATATATTTTAATAGTAATTATAGTGATTATAGTGCTATTAAGATTATTAGGACTATTTTAAGATAATCAACGGTTTTTATGTGGATAGTTTAGGAAAAAATAAATTTACCTAAACTCCATTAATATTTCTTAATAAAAGTCCTTAATTAATGATAAAATTTCTTTTTTAGATAATTTAAAAATAGTAACCAAGTGTAAGGGTATTTATTCTATTGGTACTTCTTTACCTTTTTTAGTTTCAGTTAATGGAACTCTTACTGTTAATAAACCGTTTTTGAATGAAGCATTACTTTCATCAGCATTAAATTCGTGTGCGAGAACCCAGCAGCCCGTGTATTCCATATTTCTTCTTGGTGCTTTAACACAGAAGGTGTTTTCTGTTATTTTAACCTCTATATCATCTTTATTTACTCCTGGGAGTTCTATTTCCATTATATATTCATCTTCAGTATGATATATGAAAGCTGCAGGGGAAATGGGTATTTTTTGATTGGTTTCTTCATCAGCCATAAAATCACCAAGTAATAATTTTATTAAAAAAAGTATTTAAATATTTTTATGTCAATTAAGCTCAAATCCAGTAGGGGCCCCAATAGTAATATAATGGCAATATAAACTATTTAATTTAAGAATAAAAAGATATTTAAAAAAAAATTAAATTTCTTTTACTTTATATTGATAATATTCACCGTCTGGCTCATTTATTTTTTTAATTAAACCCTTATTCTCAAGTTTAATTATTAAATGGTACATCCCGAGATTACTGAGCTTTAAATCACCATAAAGCAGGTTTCCTTCAAGTATATGTCTTGAAATAAGGCCTTTATTATCTACTAATTTTTTAATAAGTTCAATTGCCTTCTCTTCTTCCCTGTTAAGCTCTTCCTGACGGACTTCTGCATTTGATTCAACAACGTTAATTTTAGAATCAACCCTTATTACCTTGATATAATTATCAACTTTAGAAATTAGCCCTTTATCCTCTAAACTATTTAACATATCCTTTAATTCGGTCTCAGACAGATCTAAATCTAATTTTAAAATATTGTAAGGTACTCCATCACTGTATTCTGCCTGGTTATATTTGATTTGATTTAAAATGGAATTCTCTTTCCTGGTGATTGTAATCATGTAAAAAAATTTGGAGTTCTGTGTCAGAAATTTATAATTCACTTATAAATGAATTATTACTCCCCTCCTGTTTATTTATTATGTTTGAATTAGATTTACTAATATATAATGTGTTTTATATTATATTTGAGACTTGAGGTTATTTATTCTATTAAAATTAATAAATTATTTTTTAAATTTTACTTACAAGAAAGCTATAAAAAATAAAATTTTAAGATGAGGGTGAATTTGGGGGGTATTATAATATTTTCCTTGGCTTCTTGGAATTCATTACGATAAAATATGGAATTAAACTTCTTCATCCTGCTCCGCGATACAGAATGGACAAACAGCAAGAGGATTATCTTCATTGTTTTTCTTTACAGGACAAGTGTACTTATCTTTTTCCTGTTTTACCTGAAAACCTCCAGGGAATGGTGTTCCAACCTGGTGGATGGGTTCTTCTTTGATAAATGTAGTATATAAAGATATGATGGAATAAATTCTAAGAAAAGCAGGATCTGCCTCTTCAATGTCTTCTCCCATTTTTTCTTGTTCTTCAAGAAGGTCAATAGCAATATTCAATTCCTCAATATCCAACTGGCCAGTGTATTGCAAATTATCATTTTTAACATCTAGAATACGGATTATTAATTCAGTTTCAGCTTTTATGAAATCCTTCTTGTAACTGGTATGTATACATTCTGCTTGTTGTTGAATTTGAAGACTGCAACGTACAATATCATTAAAATTCAACTTTTTCGCGTCTTCATTAAGTACCATTAAAAGCTCATTTTTAGTTATCTGACCTTGGAGAGCCAAACTTTTCAATTTACCTAGCATCAAATTAATCTCCTATAAAATCAGGAATTAATAATTTTTCCATCATATAATCTTTGACTAATGTAAGTTCTATTTTTTAACAGCTTCTTCAAAAGCATCCCTGTGAAAACCTGATGCCATTTCCTTTTTACACTCCTCAT harbors:
- a CDS encoding Hsp20/alpha crystallin family protein; protein product: MADEETNQKIPISPAAFIYHTEDEYIMEIELPGVNKDDIEVKITENTFCVKAPRRNMEYTGCWVLAHEFNADESNASFKNGLLTVRVPLTETKKGKEVPIE
- a CDS encoding DUF131 domain-containing protein gives rise to the protein MIKASTILISGIIFVFVGVLLLIIGSILQSASKAGEVHTGGIVLIGPIPIIFGNDKSLIIGAVIFAIIIMVLWYLLFYRTAT
- the galE gene encoding UDP-glucose 4-epimerase GalE; its protein translation is MILIVGGAGYIGSHLNKEISKQGYETVVFDNLSYGHEKFVKWGNFELGDLSNINDIRSIFRKYPIDAVMHFAAFTYVGESVKDPQKYYLNNVKNTLNLLQVMLEENVKQFVFSSTCATYGNPVEIPITENHPQNPINPYGRGKLIVEQVLKDYSQAYGLKYASLRYFNAAGADPEGEVGELHDPETHLIPLILDVAAGKRDDIKIFGTDYNTPDGTCIRDYIHVTDLADAHILALKYLQDGGESDVFNLGNGNGFSVKEVIETARKITDKNIRAVEDERRPGDPPILVGSSDKAKKVLKWKPKYDDLDKIIETAWNWHKKL
- a CDS encoding DUF2115 family protein, which translates into the protein MLGKLKSLALQGQITKNELLMVLNEDAKKLNFNDIVRCSLQIQQQAECIHTSYKKDFIKAETELIIRILDVKNDNLQYTGQLDIEELNIAIDLLEEQEKMGEDIEEADPAFLRIYSIISLYTTFIKEEPIHQVGTPFPGGFQVKQEKDKYTCPVKKNNEDNPLAVCPFCIAEQDEEV
- a CDS encoding methyl-coenzyme M reductase family protein is translated as MYEIIHFRGGIYKFDELVEFVEDTGGMVLKKDCFEIIRGDSYLSKEVHVLLVVPDDELDSTKSLISDIKGMVDDIDTTDDQYNLFLSYLSIYDALNRIGEWTDRDVLKDAIRCPCYSELCIHLQEEKCQLDEILKEILAELCLIGIIEHRESHGTTQFRLKKE
- a CDS encoding THUMP domain-containing protein, which encodes MKESEYPNVVLVELSMDPEEAVVILKEAPTTVVSKVVPIDMVVRTRKDVILEKILKIAMEKMEPGDSFVVRCDLRGRKYIESKEDLIKAISDELIQKLNAYPDSKNPKWVVQVEIVGEDTGISVLEPYKIIKKIS